Proteins found in one Bremerella volcania genomic segment:
- the glnD gene encoding [protein-PII] uridylyltransferase — protein MAALRLRESVIAAKQKLAADREKLKRQHQAGTPGVQLCAQITDCFDAILLELVNEAAEDVPGFTAERVLSNITIVPHGGYGRRDTAPYSDIDLMIMHSPTFREPAIQFTKRLQQDVFDVGLILGHSLRTPKQAVSAALSDATIFTSLAENRYLAGSVSLFRDFAEPFRRRAKRNFRGLYRAIMNARDEERAQYGEIIHLLEPNIKRSSGTLRGIQMVRWLGFAKYGENEVDALNRIGAISDRDRKSLRDAREYLLRLRNELHFHAGKSSDLLDRAEQIRIAELYGFQGTAGLLPVEQFMQTYFEQTGGVRDAARHFIASIRPQSPITTIFGPIMTRRVDRDFHVSPYRISTSKRWKQHKAGQIDQVLELMIAASRFGRQIDHPTWEVIRSKMQGQGEVEMTEAIRRAFLTLLSEPGRLGELLRRLHELRLLEKIVPGMAHARCLLQFNQYHKYTVDAHCIKTVECATQFLERDDTLGAVYMKIKKKWLLHLALLIHDLGKGFSEDHSIVGARIAEDVADRFWLSSQDKETLVHLVLHHLTMSHLAFRRDTSDEQLVLSFAMQNGPAERMRMLFVLTCADFAGVGPGTLNDWKVRVLTDLYRRSMQNLGGDDTVDTVAQRRAKLDRLASLVRGHKNEEWYRHVIDSLPEGFLQETPATQIISDLEQLHAMKDDSPMVACQYREDRGVLEITIGTREALMQGVFHRLTAAVTSQRMTILAAEINTLADGLVLDRYFVQDQDHDGQSPPERMEDICQRIRKYLTATEDQAPTFTTTWTSRNQRLAEEAIPIPTEIKIDNETAEQYTIVEIFTQDRQGLLYQISRLLYDIGLSVHVARITTHLDQVVDVFYVTDSEGHKIFDQERLESIKRTLGEALVEQTS, from the coding sequence ATGGCAGCACTGCGCCTTCGTGAATCGGTAATCGCGGCAAAACAGAAGCTCGCGGCAGACCGAGAGAAACTTAAACGTCAACATCAGGCCGGTACGCCAGGCGTGCAGCTTTGCGCGCAAATCACCGATTGCTTCGATGCCATCCTGCTGGAACTGGTCAATGAGGCGGCCGAGGATGTGCCTGGGTTTACGGCCGAGCGGGTACTGAGCAACATCACGATCGTGCCGCACGGCGGTTACGGGCGGCGCGATACGGCTCCGTACTCCGACATCGATTTGATGATCATGCATTCGCCGACCTTTCGCGAGCCGGCGATTCAGTTCACCAAGCGGCTCCAGCAAGACGTGTTCGACGTCGGTTTGATACTGGGGCACAGCCTTCGAACGCCGAAGCAGGCCGTTTCGGCTGCCTTGTCCGATGCGACGATCTTCACTTCGCTCGCTGAGAACCGATATCTCGCAGGCAGCGTCAGTTTGTTTCGCGACTTTGCGGAACCCTTTCGCCGCCGGGCGAAACGCAATTTCCGCGGCCTCTACCGCGCGATCATGAATGCACGGGACGAAGAACGCGCGCAGTACGGCGAGATCATTCACCTGCTCGAACCCAACATTAAACGCTCGAGCGGCACCTTGCGCGGAATTCAAATGGTGCGGTGGCTCGGTTTTGCCAAGTATGGCGAAAACGAAGTCGACGCGCTCAACCGCATCGGTGCGATTTCCGATCGCGATCGCAAGAGCCTACGCGACGCCCGCGAGTATCTGCTGCGGCTCAGAAACGAACTTCACTTCCACGCCGGCAAGTCGTCCGACTTGTTGGACCGGGCCGAGCAGATTCGGATCGCCGAATTGTACGGCTTCCAAGGCACCGCGGGTTTGTTGCCGGTCGAGCAGTTCATGCAGACCTATTTCGAGCAAACGGGCGGCGTGCGCGACGCGGCCCGGCACTTCATCGCCTCGATTCGACCTCAGTCACCCATTACCACAATCTTTGGCCCGATCATGACTCGCCGCGTCGATCGGGACTTTCATGTGAGCCCTTATCGAATCAGCACTTCCAAGCGATGGAAACAGCATAAAGCCGGCCAGATTGATCAAGTGCTGGAATTAATGATAGCGGCCAGCCGATTTGGTCGGCAGATCGATCACCCGACCTGGGAAGTCATCCGTAGCAAGATGCAGGGACAAGGCGAAGTCGAAATGACCGAGGCGATTCGCCGGGCGTTTTTGACGCTTCTGTCCGAGCCCGGTCGTCTGGGCGAACTACTGCGCCGTTTGCACGAACTGCGGCTACTGGAAAAGATCGTGCCGGGCATGGCCCATGCGCGGTGTCTGTTGCAATTCAATCAGTACCACAAGTACACCGTCGACGCGCATTGCATCAAGACGGTCGAGTGCGCCACCCAGTTTCTCGAACGGGACGACACGCTGGGGGCCGTCTACATGAAAATCAAAAAGAAGTGGCTCCTGCACCTGGCCCTGCTGATTCATGACTTGGGGAAAGGGTTCTCCGAAGATCACAGCATCGTCGGGGCACGCATTGCCGAGGACGTGGCCGATCGTTTTTGGCTCTCGTCGCAAGATAAGGAAACGCTGGTGCACCTGGTGCTGCATCACCTGACGATGTCCCACCTGGCGTTTCGCCGCGACACGTCCGACGAACAGTTGGTTCTCAGCTTCGCCATGCAGAACGGTCCTGCCGAGCGGATGCGAATGCTGTTCGTGCTGACCTGTGCCGATTTCGCCGGCGTCGGACCTGGCACGCTTAACGACTGGAAGGTAAGGGTCCTGACCGATCTGTACCGCCGATCGATGCAGAACCTGGGCGGGGACGATACGGTCGATACGGTCGCCCAGCGGCGTGCGAAACTCGATCGCCTGGCATCGCTCGTTCGTGGGCATAAGAACGAAGAATGGTACCGTCACGTCATCGATTCGCTGCCGGAAGGATTCCTGCAGGAAACGCCTGCCACGCAGATTATCAGCGATCTCGAACAGCTTCACGCGATGAAGGACGACTCGCCGATGGTCGCGTGTCAGTACCGCGAAGATCGCGGCGTGCTGGAAATCACGATCGGCACACGCGAAGCCCTGATGCAGGGTGTCTTCCACCGTCTGACCGCCGCCGTGACCAGCCAACGCATGACGATTCTGGCCGCCGAGATCAACACGCTGGCCGATGGGTTGGTGCTCGATCGTTACTTCGTGCAGGATCAAGATCACGATGGCCAGTCGCCTCCCGAACGCATGGAAGACATCTGCCAGCGTATCCGCAAATACCTGACCGCCACGGAGGACCAGGCTCCCACGTTCACCACGACCTGGACCTCTCGCAATCAGCGGCTGGCCGAAGAAGCGATCCCGATTCCCACGGAAATCAAAATCGACAACGAAACGGCCGAACAATACACGATCGTCGAGATCTTTACCCAGGACCGCCAAGGCCTGCTCTATCAGATTTCGCGATTGCTTTACGATATCGGCCTGAGCGTTCACGTAGCCCGCATCACGACGCATTTGGATCAAGTGGTCGACGTATTTTACGTCACCGATTCGGAAGGGCATAAGATCTTCGACCAAGAGCGTCTCGAGTCGATCAAGCGGACCCTGGGCGAGGCCCTGGTCGAACAGACGTCGTAA
- a CDS encoding P-II family nitrogen regulator, whose translation MKKVEAVIRHFKLDDVKNALSEQGVFGMTVIEVSGYGRQKGHTETYRGTEYAVDFVPKKKIEVVCSDENLQKVIDTILRTAQTGQIGDGKIFVTNLEDSIRIRTGETGEDAI comes from the coding sequence ATGAAAAAAGTCGAAGCGGTGATCCGCCATTTCAAATTGGATGATGTGAAGAACGCGCTGAGCGAGCAAGGGGTGTTCGGGATGACCGTCATCGAGGTCTCGGGCTACGGTCGCCAAAAGGGACACACCGAAACGTATCGTGGCACGGAATACGCGGTCGACTTCGTTCCCAAAAAGAAGATCGAAGTCGTGTGCAGCGATGAAAACCTGCAAAAGGTGATCGACACCATTTTGCGGACCGCCCAAACCGGCCAGATTGGGGACGGAAAGATCTTCGTCACCAACTTGGAAGACAGCATCCGGATCCGCACCGGCGAAACGGGCGAAGATGCGATTTGA
- a CDS encoding ammonium transporter encodes MRTYFLRGRSACALIAMLVGLILCQPLTAQLVPENLQDPPAEEKNVPVEAGNAGEVEVPEEEAPGLDTGDNAWMLTSSALVLFMTAPGLAMFYSGLVRKKNVLGVMMQCLFLMGLMTVVWSLWGYTLCFGGSNPYFGDLEFLFMNNVQPAWDSELGEPVTPMHGTIPEYTFMLFQGMFFIITPALICGAFAERMKFSAMAVFSILWGTLVYCPLCHWVWDGGILAYGEPNSLAGGALDFAGGTVVHISSGISALICALFVGKRLGFGHDDMRPHNLTYTTLGAAMLWVGWFGFNAGSAGAANGLASNAFAVTHFSAAAGAVAWAMMEWIARGKPSVLGCASGAVAGLVCITPAAGFVLPMPALAMGAAAGIVCYYACAVLKQSMGYDDSLDAFGVHGIGGTLGAVLTGVFASRHVCGDLTGGEPIGLYEGGGVTLVIGQVVAVLVTIAFSVVATVILLKLIDVVIGLRVTQESEIRGLDISEHGEEGYIFS; translated from the coding sequence ATGCGCACGTATTTTCTTCGTGGACGATCGGCCTGCGCGCTGATCGCTATGTTAGTTGGACTCATTCTCTGTCAGCCGTTGACGGCTCAACTCGTTCCCGAGAACCTTCAAGACCCGCCAGCGGAAGAGAAGAACGTCCCGGTCGAGGCCGGCAACGCAGGCGAAGTCGAGGTTCCGGAAGAAGAAGCCCCTGGGCTCGATACCGGCGACAATGCCTGGATGCTGACTTCCAGCGCGCTGGTGCTGTTCATGACCGCCCCTGGCCTGGCCATGTTCTATAGCGGCCTGGTTCGCAAAAAGAACGTCCTGGGCGTGATGATGCAGTGTTTGTTCCTGATGGGCTTGATGACGGTCGTCTGGAGCCTGTGGGGCTACACGCTGTGCTTTGGCGGCTCGAATCCCTATTTCGGCGATCTTGAGTTTCTATTCATGAATAACGTCCAACCGGCATGGGACTCCGAGCTGGGCGAGCCGGTGACTCCGATGCACGGAACGATTCCGGAATACACGTTCATGTTGTTCCAAGGGATGTTCTTTATCATCACTCCGGCCTTGATCTGCGGAGCGTTTGCCGAACGGATGAAGTTCTCGGCGATGGCGGTCTTCTCGATCTTGTGGGGAACGCTGGTCTACTGCCCGCTGTGCCACTGGGTTTGGGACGGTGGAATTCTCGCCTACGGAGAACCCAATTCGCTGGCCGGCGGCGCGCTCGACTTTGCTGGCGGGACCGTCGTGCACATCAGCTCCGGGATCTCGGCCCTGATTTGTGCTTTGTTTGTCGGCAAACGTCTCGGCTTCGGCCACGACGACATGCGTCCGCATAACTTGACGTATACCACGCTGGGCGCGGCCATGCTGTGGGTCGGTTGGTTCGGTTTCAATGCCGGTAGTGCCGGTGCCGCCAACGGGCTGGCCTCGAACGCATTTGCGGTCACGCACTTTTCAGCGGCCGCTGGTGCCGTGGCGTGGGCGATGATGGAGTGGATTGCACGTGGCAAGCCGAGCGTGCTCGGTTGTGCCTCGGGTGCGGTTGCTGGCCTGGTGTGCATCACCCCGGCCGCTGGTTTTGTTTTGCCGATGCCGGCTTTGGCCATGGGAGCCGCCGCGGGGATTGTTTGTTACTATGCATGTGCTGTGCTGAAACAAAGCATGGGATACGACGATTCGTTGGACGCGTTTGGCGTTCATGGTATTGGCGGAACCTTGGGAGCCGTGCTTACCGGTGTCTTCGCTTCGCGTCACGTTTGTGGCGATTTGACCGGTGGCGAGCCGATCGGCTTGTACGAAGGGGGTGGCGTCACGCTGGTGATTGGCCAGGTGGTTGCCGTGTTGGTAACGATCGCCTTTTCGGTGGTAGCTACCGTGATCTTGCTGAAGCTGATCGATGTCGTGATCGGCCTGCGAGTGACCCAGGAAAGCGAAATCCGTGGTCTGGATATCTCCGAACATGGAGAAGAAGGCTACATCTTCAGCTAA
- a CDS encoding TolB-like translocation protein, which produces MLMRLHTFLSLATLIAICTATSFAQDQETADAPSVESKYLANVRQVTSGMVKAGEGYFSPDGKRIVYQAVPPQYPFYQIYTQPLAGGEPELVSTGRGRTTCAYFTVDGKDILFASSHRDPNMKQTEEEEVAKQEEERRTGQRRRYSWDFDPYTDIYVKDMKSGELTRLTTAQGYDAEGAFSYDGKKIAFCSDRDGDPDLYIMDADGSNLKQLTNAKGYDGGPFISPNGKWIVFRSDRKQEGFLQIYVISVDGEREFQLTDNVGVNWAPYWHPTQPYIIWAGADHSKPGRPNYDLWLMKYEETDDAIKPGPIWRITDSPAADVLPVFSPDGKKLMWTSTRTDDHSSQLFIADFTFPEDEPTEEK; this is translated from the coding sequence ATGCTGATGCGTTTGCACACCTTTCTATCGCTTGCCACCCTCATTGCGATCTGCACTGCCACCTCCTTTGCCCAGGACCAAGAGACGGCCGATGCCCCATCGGTCGAATCGAAATACCTTGCCAACGTTCGCCAGGTTACCTCCGGCATGGTGAAGGCCGGCGAAGGTTACTTTTCGCCAGACGGCAAGCGGATCGTCTATCAGGCCGTTCCCCCGCAGTACCCGTTCTATCAGATCTACACCCAGCCACTGGCCGGCGGCGAACCGGAACTGGTCAGCACCGGGCGCGGACGCACGACGTGCGCTTACTTCACCGTCGACGGGAAGGACATCTTGTTCGCCAGCAGTCATCGCGACCCGAACATGAAGCAGACCGAAGAGGAAGAAGTCGCCAAGCAGGAAGAAGAACGTCGTACCGGGCAGCGTCGGCGGTACTCGTGGGACTTCGATCCCTACACCGATATCTACGTCAAAGACATGAAGTCAGGCGAACTCACCCGTTTGACGACCGCCCAAGGCTACGACGCCGAAGGGGCCTTCTCGTACGACGGCAAGAAGATCGCGTTCTGTAGCGACCGCGACGGCGACCCCGACCTGTACATCATGGACGCCGACGGCTCGAACCTGAAACAGCTAACCAACGCCAAAGGCTACGACGGGGGACCGTTCATTTCGCCCAATGGTAAGTGGATCGTCTTTCGCAGCGATCGCAAGCAGGAAGGCTTCCTGCAGATCTACGTGATCTCGGTCGATGGCGAAAGAGAGTTTCAGCTGACCGATAACGTCGGCGTGAACTGGGCACCTTATTGGCATCCTACCCAGCCGTATATCATTTGGGCCGGTGCCGATCACTCGAAGCCGGGCCGTCCCAACTACGACCTGTGGCTGATGAAGTACGAAGAAACGGACGATGCCATCAAGCCGGGCCCCATTTGGCGGATCACTGATAGCCCCGCGGCCGATGTGCTGCCGGTCTTTTCGCCTGATGGCAAGAAACTGATGTGGACCAGTACCCGCACCGATGATCATAGCAGCCAACTCTTCATCGCCGATTTCACATTTCCCGAAGACGAACCCACGGAAGAAAAGTAA
- a CDS encoding bis(5'-nucleosyl)-tetraphosphatase — protein sequence MTDQSMPQTKACGFLIVKGNPIESFLLMKHPNRWDLPKGHVDEGETEMQCALRELEEETGITADDIAIDPDFRYQLQYVVNYKKKFGGTDALKTVVYFLARLDKEVELNLTEHGDAQWFAWDPPHIIQEQTVDGLLAAVAEHVGQSK from the coding sequence ATGACGGATCAATCCATGCCGCAGACCAAGGCCTGCGGCTTTCTGATTGTCAAAGGGAACCCGATCGAGTCGTTTCTGTTGATGAAGCACCCCAATCGCTGGGACCTGCCCAAGGGGCATGTCGACGAGGGGGAAACCGAAATGCAGTGCGCGCTGCGTGAATTGGAGGAAGAAACGGGCATCACGGCGGACGACATCGCGATTGACCCGGACTTCCGCTACCAACTGCAATACGTGGTCAATTACAAAAAGAAGTTCGGCGGCACCGATGCCCTGAAGACGGTCGTCTACTTTCTGGCTCGACTCGATAAAGAGGTCGAACTCAACCTGACCGAGCACGGCGACGCCCAGTGGTTTGCCTGGGACCCGCCGCACATCATTCAAGAGCAAACCGTCGACGGGCTGCTGGCCGCGGTGGCTGAGCATGTGGGTCAGTCAAAGTAA
- a CDS encoding transglutaminase-like domain-containing protein, with amino-acid sequence MLQGEKIGHTMEKIERLTHDQTDYVRTTTVEQMQIQRAGQPLKMAIENVFLSLPDGSLKQFSTKVDQAGSVTRFTGQVARDGKTLSISTQGGSSQGVANDSIPWQPGYGGLHAVYRLFQEPPIEAGQKRSAMALVPTMNRMAKHSIQGQEKEAVSMLDGSMVTLLKTKYLTEIEGQPPLESTAWVDEVGEIVKMTSPVQNFEIYRCSKEFALSPNKAVSFDLALDTIVPVDRMPQRNRDELEELTYEVKLKSGDPAKIFASSSNQKVTAIDANTAKLRVWRIRPDTKLPAELPENDKPTDADLASSPLVQVEDPAVQELLRKAKFSGANATQQVMLLEKFVHDTIEEKNFSQGFLSAAEVAQGKTGDCTEHAVLLMALLRAKGFPARGALGLVYVDYGEKKGFAYHMWTEVWMGDRWLPLDATRGKGGIGVDYIKVTQTDLSGSGAFAAFLPVTQVIGQLEIEVAE; translated from the coding sequence GTGCTTCAGGGCGAGAAAATCGGTCACACGATGGAGAAGATCGAGCGGCTCACCCACGATCAAACCGACTACGTTCGGACCACCACGGTCGAGCAGATGCAGATCCAACGGGCTGGCCAGCCGCTGAAGATGGCCATCGAGAATGTTTTTCTGTCGCTGCCGGATGGCTCTTTAAAGCAGTTCAGTACCAAGGTCGATCAAGCCGGTTCGGTCACTCGATTTACCGGCCAGGTTGCCAGGGATGGTAAAACCCTCTCGATATCGACCCAGGGAGGCAGCAGTCAAGGCGTTGCCAACGACTCTATCCCCTGGCAGCCAGGCTACGGCGGGCTGCATGCGGTGTATCGATTATTCCAAGAGCCTCCCATCGAAGCGGGGCAGAAGCGTTCGGCGATGGCGCTCGTTCCCACGATGAACCGCATGGCCAAGCACTCGATCCAGGGGCAGGAAAAAGAAGCGGTCTCGATGCTGGACGGGTCGATGGTCACCCTCCTGAAAACAAAATACCTGACCGAAATCGAGGGGCAACCACCGCTCGAATCGACCGCTTGGGTCGACGAAGTTGGTGAAATCGTGAAGATGACCTCCCCGGTCCAAAACTTCGAGATCTACCGCTGCTCGAAAGAGTTCGCCCTGAGCCCCAACAAGGCCGTTTCGTTTGACCTGGCACTCGATACGATCGTCCCGGTCGACCGTATGCCGCAGCGAAATCGCGACGAACTAGAGGAATTGACGTACGAGGTGAAGCTGAAGTCAGGCGACCCGGCCAAAATCTTCGCGAGTAGCTCGAATCAAAAAGTCACTGCCATCGACGCAAATACGGCGAAGCTACGCGTCTGGCGAATCCGTCCCGACACAAAATTGCCTGCCGAGTTGCCCGAAAACGACAAGCCAACTGATGCCGACCTGGCTTCCAGTCCATTAGTGCAGGTCGAAGACCCGGCCGTACAAGAACTGCTTCGGAAGGCCAAGTTTTCGGGGGCCAATGCCACTCAGCAGGTCATGCTGCTGGAAAAATTCGTTCACGACACGATCGAAGAGAAAAACTTCTCGCAAGGGTTTCTGTCCGCTGCCGAAGTAGCGCAAGGGAAGACAGGCGATTGCACCGAGCACGCCGTGCTGTTGATGGCTCTCCTACGTGCGAAAGGATTTCCTGCCCGCGGGGCGCTGGGCCTGGTGTATGTCGACTACGGCGAAAAGAAAGGCTTTGCCTATCACATGTGGACCGAGGTCTGGATGGGGGATCGCTGGTTGCCATTGGATGCAACCCGAGGCAAAGGGGGAATCGGCGTCGACTACATCAAGGTAACGCAAACCGACCTAAGCGGTTCCGGAGCATTCGCGGCCTTCCTGCCGGTGACGCAAGTGATCGGACAGCTTGAGATCGAAGTAGCGGAATAG
- a CDS encoding nucleotidyltransferase family protein, whose product MTKPRRSFAIIPACGESRRMGTDKLLLPWSDSTILETVIAAWQKSEADHIFVVIPQERRDLRNVLQNLAVHVIAADPRPADMKGSIQLGLQAIESRFSPTQDDVWLVAPADMPTLSSRTINLVLREAERHPGRIVVPINSEKRGHPVLLPWSCTSDVYALASDQGINALLAKSPPLLVPVEQLGNDVDTPAQYQSLRNNLQ is encoded by the coding sequence ATGACGAAGCCTCGGCGCAGTTTCGCGATCATCCCGGCCTGCGGTGAAAGCCGCCGGATGGGAACCGATAAGCTGCTGCTACCGTGGAGCGATAGCACGATTCTGGAAACCGTCATTGCCGCGTGGCAGAAGTCCGAGGCCGATCACATCTTCGTCGTCATTCCCCAGGAGCGACGCGACCTGCGGAACGTTCTGCAAAACCTCGCCGTGCATGTGATCGCCGCCGATCCACGCCCGGCAGACATGAAAGGTTCGATCCAACTCGGTTTACAAGCGATCGAATCTCGCTTCTCTCCTACGCAGGACGACGTCTGGCTGGTCGCTCCGGCCGACATGCCGACCCTCTCGTCGCGGACGATCAACCTTGTTTTACGTGAAGCGGAACGCCATCCCGGTCGAATCGTAGTACCCATAAATTCGGAAAAACGCGGCCATCCGGTGCTCCTCCCCTGGTCGTGCACCTCCGACGTATATGCACTGGCCAGCGACCAAGGGATCAACGCTCTGTTAGCGAAATCTCCCCCGTTATTGGTCCCCGTTGAGCAACTCGGAAACGACGTCGATACGCCGGCGCAGTACCAAAGTCTCCGCAACAATTTGCAGTAA
- a CDS encoding XdhC family protein, with the protein MRDVLTALVADIPAGKSAAYCQLIDTRGSTPQKAGAAMLVYPSGQQVGTLGGGCVEAEVKRRAIELLEVGEGIVTEFVLDHDYGWDDGLICGGRMEVIIEPLTAGSKVGFFQSILEAITSNLGGTLAILADPREDSPRNFGMVLLSPTGAIIATQGDANHCRQAKGVAAQSLRPLSGRPLFYREQGVAFVPILPRCELVIVGGGHVGQAVAGLAHWVDFDVTVVDDRPDVISAERFPTAMRRVPGKFQEVLPKLPLRDGAYGLVVTRGHNHDEIGLYHLLKRPLAYLGMIGSKRKIRLIFDDLLEKGITQEQLDKVHAPVGLDIASRTVEEIAISIVAQLVSHRNRPAK; encoded by the coding sequence ATGCGTGACGTCTTAACAGCCCTGGTCGCCGATATTCCTGCCGGCAAGTCGGCTGCCTATTGTCAGCTGATCGATACCCGCGGTTCGACCCCACAAAAGGCCGGGGCGGCGATGCTCGTTTACCCCAGCGGTCAGCAGGTCGGCACGCTAGGGGGCGGATGCGTCGAGGCCGAAGTCAAACGTCGGGCGATCGAACTGCTCGAGGTAGGGGAGGGGATCGTCACCGAGTTCGTGCTCGATCACGACTACGGCTGGGACGACGGACTCATCTGCGGCGGCCGGATGGAAGTAATCATCGAACCGCTCACAGCGGGCAGCAAGGTCGGCTTCTTTCAGTCGATCCTGGAAGCGATCACTTCGAATCTGGGCGGCACGTTGGCCATCCTGGCCGATCCGCGGGAAGACTCGCCTCGCAACTTCGGCATGGTCCTGCTTTCCCCGACCGGAGCGATCATCGCTACCCAGGGAGACGCCAACCATTGCCGCCAGGCCAAAGGCGTCGCTGCCCAGTCGCTGCGGCCCCTGTCAGGCCGACCCCTCTTCTATCGGGAGCAAGGCGTTGCCTTCGTTCCGATCTTGCCGCGATGTGAACTGGTGATTGTCGGTGGTGGGCACGTCGGTCAGGCCGTCGCCGGGCTGGCCCACTGGGTTGACTTCGATGTGACCGTGGTCGATGACCGACCGGATGTGATCAGTGCCGAGCGTTTCCCCACGGCCATGCGGCGCGTGCCTGGGAAGTTCCAAGAGGTCCTCCCGAAGCTTCCCTTGCGGGACGGAGCCTACGGCCTGGTCGTGACCCGCGGGCACAACCACGACGAAATCGGTCTCTACCACTTACTCAAACGGCCGCTGGCCTATCTGGGTATGATCGGCAGCAAGCGAAAGATCCGTTTGATCTTCGACGACCTGCTCGAAAAGGGAATCACGCAAGAGCAACTCGACAAAGTCCACGCCCCGGTCGGTCTCGACATCGCTTCCCGCACGGTCGAGGAAATCGCGATCAGTATCGTCGCGCAATTGGTCTCGCATCGCAATCGGCCTGCCAAATGA